In a genomic window of Alcanivorax sp.:
- the aroE gene encoding shikimate dehydrogenase, protein MTALYCVFGNPVAHSRSPDIHHAFAAQRDEDLRYEKREAPLEDFAGAVNTFHEEGGLGANVTVPFKEQAFDLCDAVTERAGLAAAVNTLWWDGDQLHGDNTDGAGLVKDIRDNLGWAIQGKRVLVLGAGGAVRGVMGPLLAEEPTLVRIANRTEDKAAILARGFMDGTNPPVLGSGLDNLSGQFDLVINAISAGLHGEMPALPEGLLAEGAVAYDMVYGSEPTSFMVWAQQQGAVATADGLGMLVEQAAEAFEIWRGWRPDSAPVIAGLR, encoded by the coding sequence ATGACGGCCCTGTATTGTGTGTTCGGCAATCCGGTGGCCCATTCCCGGTCGCCGGATATCCATCATGCCTTTGCCGCCCAGCGTGACGAGGATCTGCGTTATGAAAAACGCGAAGCGCCACTGGAAGATTTTGCCGGTGCGGTAAACACCTTCCATGAAGAAGGTGGCCTGGGGGCTAATGTGACCGTGCCCTTCAAGGAGCAGGCATTCGATCTCTGCGATGCGGTGACCGAGCGTGCCGGTCTGGCGGCAGCAGTGAACACCCTGTGGTGGGATGGCGATCAGCTCCATGGTGACAACACCGATGGCGCTGGTCTGGTGAAAGATATCCGCGACAATCTTGGCTGGGCTATTCAGGGCAAGCGGGTGCTGGTGCTGGGTGCCGGCGGTGCGGTGCGCGGTGTCATGGGCCCGTTGCTGGCGGAAGAGCCGACGCTGGTACGAATTGCCAACCGTACGGAAGACAAGGCCGCTATCCTGGCCCGCGGTTTTATGGATGGCACGAACCCGCCGGTGCTGGGTAGCGGACTGGATAACCTGAGCGGGCAGTTCGATCTGGTCATCAATGCCATCTCTGCCGGACTTCATGGCGAGATGCCGGCTCTGCCAGAGGGCCTGCTGGCGGAAGGCGCCGTGGCCTACGACATGGTGTACGGCAGCGAGCCCACCTCCTTCATGGTCTGGGCGCAACAACAGGGTGCGGTGGCCACCGCCGATGGGTTGGGCATGCTGGTAGAGCAGGCCGCAGAAGCCTTTGAAATCTGGCGTGGCTGGCGTCCTGACAGCGCGCCGGTCATTGCCGGGCTGCGCTAG
- a CDS encoding L-threonylcarbamoyladenylate synthase — MYQHLHSAAQIIQAGGVVAYPTESVYGLGCDPFNEEAVLRLLAIKERPVSKGLILIGADLAQLEPYIHLTDSQREQLAGQWPAPLTYLVDADDSVPAWVRGAFTKVAVRVPDHPLARDLCRAVGQPIISTSANISGRPAARNQFQVARQLGERLDFIVSGACDRAAKPSTIIDLDSGRILRA; from the coding sequence ATGTACCAGCATCTGCACAGTGCGGCACAAATCATTCAGGCCGGAGGTGTGGTGGCCTATCCTACCGAGTCGGTCTACGGCCTGGGCTGCGACCCCTTCAATGAAGAGGCGGTATTGCGTCTGCTGGCCATCAAGGAACGGCCGGTGAGCAAGGGCCTGATTCTGATCGGCGCTGACCTGGCGCAACTGGAACCCTATATCCACCTCACCGACAGCCAGCGTGAGCAACTGGCTGGGCAATGGCCGGCACCGCTGACCTATCTGGTAGACGCCGACGATAGTGTCCCTGCCTGGGTGCGTGGCGCCTTTACCAAGGTGGCGGTGCGGGTGCCGGATCATCCCCTAGCCCGGGACCTGTGCCGGGCGGTGGGCCAGCCGATCATTTCTACCAGTGCCAATATCAGTGGCCGCCCGGCGGCTCGCAATCAGTTCCAGGTGGCCCGCCAGCTTGGCGAGCGGCTGGACTTTATTGTCAGCGGTGCCTGTGACCGGGCCGCCAAACCCTCTACCATTATTGATCTGGACAGTGGCCGCATCTTGCGCGCCTGA
- the dprA gene encoding DNA-processing protein DprA, with protein sequence MDGQYKRLLLQALFSPSSAALGRALKQQSIDRTALADFLPLLPAGLKERRKLLDNTGSLTVHYEHLREQGWRWLALGDAGYPSLLAQIADAPGVLAVRGSLEALNAPGLAIVGARNASADGLDNSRRFARDLAGSGFVIVSGLALGVDAAAHRGAISAGRTVAVLGSGPDRIYPPRNAVLAGQIVEAGGALVTEFAPGAPPLPAQFPQRNRVISGLSLGTIVVEAAIKSGSLITARTALAQGREVFAIPGSIHNPLSKGCHQLLRDGASWLESREDIFHAFGDFRRSVEAAGVNEPDLPGLLRHLTSGLNSLDALQERTGLPITELAGQLSELELEGWVERVAGGYLRRSGAA encoded by the coding sequence ATGGACGGACAATACAAACGCCTGCTATTGCAGGCGTTGTTTTCCCCGTCATCTGCGGCCCTGGGCCGCGCCCTGAAACAGCAATCCATCGACCGCACTGCGCTGGCCGATTTTCTGCCCCTGTTGCCGGCTGGCCTGAAAGAGCGTCGCAAGCTGCTGGACAATACCGGGTCGCTGACAGTCCATTACGAGCACCTGCGCGAGCAGGGATGGCGCTGGCTGGCGCTCGGTGATGCGGGCTACCCCTCCCTGCTGGCCCAGATCGCGGATGCCCCCGGGGTGTTGGCGGTGCGTGGCAGCCTGGAAGCGCTCAATGCGCCCGGTCTGGCCATCGTCGGCGCGCGCAACGCCTCGGCGGACGGACTGGATAACAGCCGCCGCTTTGCCCGGGATCTGGCCGGCAGTGGGTTTGTTATCGTCAGTGGTCTGGCCCTGGGGGTGGATGCGGCCGCGCACCGGGGCGCGATCAGTGCTGGGCGTACCGTCGCTGTCCTGGGCAGCGGACCGGATCGTATCTACCCGCCTCGCAATGCGGTTCTGGCCGGGCAGATCGTGGAGGCCGGCGGCGCCCTGGTCACGGAATTCGCCCCTGGCGCGCCGCCGTTACCTGCCCAGTTTCCCCAGCGTAACCGGGTGATCAGCGGCTTGAGCCTGGGCACCATCGTGGTGGAGGCGGCCATCAAGAGCGGGTCGCTGATCACCGCGCGCACAGCCTTGGCGCAAGGGCGTGAGGTGTTCGCCATTCCAGGCAGTATCCACAACCCCCTGAGCAAAGGCTGTCACCAGCTGTTGCGTGACGGCGCCAGCTGGCTGGAATCCCGCGAGGACATTTTCCATGCTTTCGGTGACTTCCGGCGCAGTGTGGAAGCCGCTGGCGTCAATGAGCCGGACCTGCCCGGGTTGCTCAGGCATCTGACCAGTGGTCTCAATTCCCTGGACGCGCTACAGGAACGCACCGGCCTGCCGATCACTGAGCTGGCCGGGCAGCTCTCCGAGCTGGAACTGGAAGGCTGGGTGGAGCGGGTGGCCGGGGGCTACCTGAGGCGCAGCGGCGCGGCCTAG
- the hemF gene encoding oxygen-dependent coproporphyrinogen oxidase codes for MSEVSLQAVKDYLLGLQDRICEELAEEDGGATFREDSWDREQGGGGRSRVLENGAVIEKGGVNFSHVFGSQLPPSATAARPELAGRSFQAMGVSLVIHPKNPYVPTSHANVRFFVAEKEGEEPVWWFGGGFDLTPFYGFEEDVVHWHQTARDACDPFGDDIYPEFKSWCDDYFYIKHRDEPRGVGGLFFDDLNRFDFDTSFALMRSVGDAYIQAYRPIVARRKDHDYGDRERQFQLYRRGRYVEFNLVYDRGTIFGLQSGGRTESILMSLPPMVRWDYDWHPKPGSAEIELYQKFLIHREWL; via the coding sequence ATGTCAGAGGTATCACTGCAGGCGGTGAAGGACTACCTGCTGGGTCTTCAGGACCGCATTTGCGAGGAACTGGCCGAGGAAGATGGCGGCGCCACCTTCCGTGAAGACAGTTGGGATCGGGAGCAGGGCGGCGGAGGCCGCAGCCGGGTGTTGGAAAACGGGGCGGTGATTGAAAAAGGCGGGGTGAATTTCTCCCATGTGTTCGGCAGCCAGTTGCCGCCGTCTGCCACCGCCGCCCGCCCGGAATTGGCAGGTCGCAGTTTTCAGGCCATGGGCGTGTCGCTGGTGATCCACCCGAAAAACCCCTATGTGCCCACCAGTCATGCCAACGTCCGTTTCTTTGTTGCCGAAAAAGAGGGTGAAGAGCCGGTGTGGTGGTTCGGTGGCGGTTTTGACCTGACCCCCTTCTATGGTTTTGAAGAGGACGTGGTGCACTGGCACCAGACCGCCAGGGATGCCTGCGACCCTTTCGGTGACGATATCTATCCGGAATTCAAAAGCTGGTGCGATGACTACTTTTATATCAAGCATCGCGACGAACCTCGTGGTGTGGGCGGGCTGTTTTTTGACGACCTGAATCGGTTTGATTTCGATACCAGTTTTGCGCTGATGCGCAGTGTGGGTGACGCCTATATTCAGGCCTATCGGCCCATCGTGGCGCGACGAAAAGACCATGATTATGGTGACCGGGAGCGCCAGTTCCAGCTCTATCGCCGTGGCCGTTATGTGGAATTCAACCTGGTCTATGATCGCGGCACCATCTTCGGGTTGCAGTCCGGCGGGCGCACCGAATCCATCCTCATGTCCCTGCCGCCAATGGTGCGCTGGGATTATGACTGGCATCCAAAGCCTGGCAGTGCGGAAATTGAGCTCTACCAGAAATTTCTGATTCACCGGGAGTGGTTATGA